The genomic stretch ACCAGCATCAGCACTTCACTTGGATGCACACTCTCTTTCTCAAAACGGAAAAAAATCCTCTTCATCCCTTGTTAGTTTTCCACAAGAAAGATGACCCTACCCACCCCACGAcacttcctcaccaacctcataaaccgcctccccaccatccccctgGAACCACCTCAGCCCCCATCAATCAACCGAACGCCCAACAGCAACGCCCTCTCCCGCATCCCCGtctcccaccgccacctaATCATAACCCTTCACGTCCTCTTTcccaacctcgtcctcccctccctcgacctcctcgaccgCGGCCTGGTTCAGAAACTCGCCCTCTCTGACAAGATCAAATCCGAAGAGCCAGATCATGATCAAGCAGAAGATGTGAGAGGCGCGATATACGTGGTGTattccaccaccgccgccccgtCCCGCAGACGCAAATCAGTCAAGCCCGACCCCGACGATGACAGGGTGGGAAATCGAGAAAACAGCCAAAAATATGTGGTGCATTTACAGGCATGGAACTGCACCTGCGCGGCGTTTGCTTTCTCCATCGTTCAATCACTCCTGGACGAACAGCCTCCCCAAATACCACCAGAGTTACACTTGGCAGAAATCACAACAGACGACGACAAGAAAGAATGGGAGTTTGGTGGCATGTCAACTGATGGGAAGGCCCCAAACGGGGGACAAATCCCCACATGTAAACACCTCCTCGCCTGCCTCCTGGCCGAGAGATGGGGCAATGCGCTAGGGGGGTACGTAACCTCCAAACaggtgggaaagggggagatggcTGTGATTGTTGCTGATGTTTAATCTTGAGTGGAGGCAGAAGCAAGAATGGAGtcgaagaagctggaggtcTATGTGTAGAACTGGGCCTTCGTGGTCATTAGTTGTGATTCAAAGCAACACGGCTTAGAAACGAGGCATcgttaaatattaataacaCGCCCACTGTGTCCCCATCATCGGGCAAAATCTATGGTTCCTTCTTCGTACAATCATTTCATTTGTATGTGGTTGCGGGCTTGTCTCTGAGTCCCAGTGCTCGCCGTCCAAGACCCCTAGGTCCACTCACTCAGAGTAtttacttcttcttctccttgccctccttctctttatCTCCCTCCCTGGCATCCCCGTTCGCCGCTGGGccgccctccttcttctccccatccttcccattcgccgcctcctcctttttggccgcctccttctcctcggcctgctGCCTGTTCTGGTTCTTGTTTTCGATCAAGTCGTGGAAAGCGGTGATGGCGCGAATCAAACTGCTAAGGTAGATGGCCATGAGCTGGTCGTTGGTCTTGATGCTCATGGCGTGCTGGAGGTCACTGTCGGCCTTGCCGCCGGATTTGGGCGTCGATAGGTTGGGCAGCAGGTTGAAGATGTCTTGCAGGTTGCCGAGAATCGTGTGGTTGACGGGGAGCTCGCCGTCAAGGACCTTTTGCAGGTAGATTTGGATATCTCGCAGGCGGAAGTGGAGGCCTTGGAGGGACTGGAGCTGGTTCGTCACGCGGGTGGATAGTGTGCCGACGGCTACGTCACGAATGTCGCGGAGGAGGTGCTCGACACCGATTTCTTCGGCCTCTTCAGCTTCGATGATGGACGGTATGTGGACAAAGGTCTTGGAAGCGGTGGTTCCGTCCTGGGAGGGGAAGTCAAGAGGTTAGCTGCTGGGGAGCAATGCGACAGAAAAGAGGCAACACATAcatccttgatctcctccgtAGCAAAGTACGCGTCTGTGGGCACGCCCGACTCCTTTGGCTGGACATCAATGATGACCAGCaatgggttgggggtgtaGCGCTTGAAGAGCTCATTGATTTCGAGATCCGAGGCCCGCAGTTTGGGGCCGGAATGGTACCACCCTATGAGCTTCTCTCTCGCATTGACCTTCTTGAACATGTCGTTCATGTTCTCGATATAGTTATGGTCGATGAACCAGACTGTGGGGTCCTTCTCGTCTTCCTCAAAGGGAactgtgatgatgatgggctcAGGTCAGCATGGGATTAGCAGCTGGACGGGTTGGCGATGAATCCCACCTGCGAAGCTGTTTGACACCCGCACATTCTTGCCATCGTTTTGCCCCAGCAGAACACCGACTACCCGCTTGCTCTTGGACGTGTTGGCATCGGTACGGTTGTAGTGGTCGACAacggagaggaggacgaggggcGCAACCGAGACGCTGCGCGACACCAGCGAGAGCGTCTcttgggttgtggtgggcaTGTTGCAGTGGGCGAGCAGCACTTGTCGTCGGGGGTGAGGGCGGCGGGCGGCAGGGAGATGTCAAAGTAATGCAATCGGGGCCGTGGGGTATCGCTGGTGCTAAAACAGTTGTTGGGTCAAGATGGGACTATTGCAAGTAAATTTGGTTGTTTAGGTCtctgttgtcgtcgtcactGGCTTCGCTGCCTCGCCAGATTCAAGGTGAGTACCCAATCGGGCTAGCTTCAGGTGCGGGTGGGCTGCTCTGGGTGTCTGGGAAGCGCAAGGCTGCGGTCGAGGCACGGGGCAAGGGCGGGCTGAGGACCTCACCGCCTGCTTTGTTGGGCAGCTTATATCATCGTAACACCAGTCTGGATGGGGTTAGCGTCTTCTTTTGAGCATCCTCTTTGGTGCTGGTTCGGCCGGCACTGCATGACAGGTGCGTCAGCCATGGCTTGGCAGGGCCCGGGGTTGATCATCGGCCCATATCAAGAGACAGGCCCCTCCATTCTTTCAAGTCTGGGGAACCATCTCCCCTCCAACATATTGTCAACGTCAACGTAAACGTCATTTATTGTATCGCCAGCAAATATTTACCTGGGAATATCCAGTTCTACTCTCTTGCCCCGAGAACTACCCAACCAACACCGATACCATGAGAGTCTTCTCTTTCCTTATCGCGGCCCTGACCTTTTTCTCTGGCGTCATTGCCGTGGACATCCAAAAGTCGGTCCTGATCAGCTACCCCCCCGAGACCCCCGATTCGGTTGTCGACAATGCCAAGAAGGCCATCAAGGATGCCGGAGGAGTCATTACCCATGAGTACACTTTGATCAAGTAAGTTGCGGTCAGCGTGCAACCACATGTGCAAAGATTCTAACACTGTATTCAGGGGCTTCGCGGCCAAGGTTGGAGAGAAAGTATTGGAGACTGTTACCGCGTGGGGTGAGGAGTACAAGGTCTCGgtcgaggaagacgaggaggtgCACACCATGGGCGGCAGCCACATTGGAATCTGACGAAGGCAAAAAAGGACAAAAAGAATCAAGTAACGATGGGTCATGAGGGGCGCCCTGAATGAGGGCTCCTTGTGCGACGATGGACTACACTGATTGGCGTTTATCTGGATGGTTGGGTGGTTGAATAGACCTGCTGGGTCCTGTACACAAGGGTAGTGTTATTGGTTATTCGCGAATTAGTTCTGAATACGTTATGcgtgtggtgtggtgtggtgttgaagacGCAGCTGTGTGGCATGGTAAGATGCTTCTACTGACTTATAACCCAACTTGGAACATCGGTACCCAAGGTTGGGGCATGAACATCCACAGCCTCGGCTTACTCTTCCAGCAGCTTTGCTCACTTAGAGGAGCTCCTAGCACTCTTGACGAAGGTCTCCATGACTACGAGTCCTGTTGGCATGGAAACAAACTACCTAGTAAAACAGATTGCCAACGCTCAGTTGGGATCACCTGCGTCGGTGCCATACCTACCATTCCCGGCGTTGAAGTTCCTAGTCAACGTTAGATCCACCAACAGCCTCGTGGTTCGGATGTGGGTAACAACCACTACCAACACCTCATGGCAAACAGAAAGCTCCTATTTCCGGGTTAGATTAATGATAAAGTCAACCAGAAACACAGGAATCGGTACCTATTCATGCATTATTATGGTTACGTGGGAGGTCCATGAGCACTGCGGCCCGGGCCAATCTGTGGGGAAGTTTTGGCGCTAATCAGGCCTGGAGCTTCTGTAAGGATGTGGCCAGAGCGCATCGTCTCCGACTGAACAATGGCTTCCTCGCTCCGCATCTGAACCTCGACTCCGACCCGTGCGACCATGAAACGACAAGAGCCCCGATTCAGGCAATAACACTTCAGCATTGTATTGTAAACCACGCCTTGTACCGTGTAAAAACCATGGGACTCGGGTCCTTTGCACTCCACGTCCAGCCTTTGCACTCTTGACGTTCGCCATCACCACGGCCCACCCCCTTTAATATACCATCCCAACTTACCCTTCCTATCTCCAACATCCAGTACCTAGTCGGATACACTCATACCCTACCTAGACGGACTACAGATACCACCTACTACTGCAGGAACACAAACATCACTCCACCCCGAGGGAATACAGCCCATCTACCAACACCTGATACTGAGATTACACCCACGACTAATCCACGCCGACCTGCCGGCAGCCCGCAGTCCTGTTCCACCATGGCACAACACAGCCCTCACACCCAAACCGCCCTCTTGAAATGGGTTAATACCTTCGACACACGCCGCAAGGCCGGCTCCTTGCAGGACCTGCGAGATGGCATAATACTGGGCCAGATCCTCGAAAAGATGCTGGCCCCTGAATTCCAAAGCTCGAGCCTCATCCAGGCCCCCAGATCAGAATCCGAAAAGAAACAGAACCTCGAGACCGTCTACCGCGGTCTGGCGAGGTTCCTCCGCACcgacaaccccctccttgCCCCCTCGCCCTCCGAGTTCCGAGCCATCGCCGAGAACCCAGACGACAACGCTCTCTGCGAGTTCCTCTCGGCCTTCCTCACAGCAGCCTGCCTGGGGTCTCTGTCGAGGACATACGTCCCCAAGGTTTTGACCCTTGACAAGGCAAGCCAGGGGGAGATTGCCAAGATCATCAGCCAAAAAAGTCAGCTCaaggaggaaagggaaagcaaacgaggggagggtgactctggggaagaggaggacctCGACATTCAGGATGCCCGGGACCCCGAGCTCATGCAGGAGGAACTGGACCAGATGCGCGATAAGGTGGAAATCCTCAAAAAGCAAAATGCTGATTTGCAAACCCGTCTCGACAAGCTGCTCGACACAAGAGAAGCCGTTTTGCATGACCTGAGGGTATCACAGGATGAGCTCCAGACACTGAAGCGGACCAGGGGGCAAGATGCCTCGGTGGCGATCCGGGACATGCGCAACGAGGTTCGCGAGAAGATGGACGAGATCGACCGATTGGAGGTTTTGCTCGACAAGGAAACAGCTCGGGCGGCCAGGCTAGAAAAGGAAAACGAGACTCTACGGGCCAAGGCCGAGAGAATTGTGGAACTTC from Podospora pseudopauciseta strain CBS 411.78 chromosome 3, whole genome shotgun sequence encodes the following:
- a CDS encoding hypothetical protein (EggNog:ENOG503P5JF) codes for the protein MTLPTPRHFLTNLINRLPTIPLEPPQPPSINRTPNSNALSRIPVSHRHLIITLHVLFPNLVLPSLDLLDRGLVQKLALSDKIKSEEPDHDQAEDVRGAIYVVYSTTAAPSRRRKSVKPDPDDDRVGNRENSQKYVVHLQAWNCTCAAFAFSIVQSLLDEQPPQIPPELHLAEITTDDDKKEWEFGGMSTDGKAPNGGQIPTCKHLLACLLAERWGNALGGYVTSKQVGKGEMAVIVADV
- the RPN8 gene encoding proteasome regulatory particle subunit (MEROPS:MER0030134; COG:O; BUSCO:EOG09263KRO; EggNog:ENOG503NVMV) codes for the protein MPTTTQETLSLVSRSVSVAPLVLLSVVDHYNRTDANTSKSKRVVGVLLGQNDGKNVRVSNSFAVPFEEDEKDPTVWFIDHNYIENMNDMFKKVNAREKLIGWYHSGPKLRASDLEINELFKRYTPNPLLVIIDVQPKESGVPTDAYFATEEIKDDGTTASKTFVHIPSIIEAEEAEEIGVEHLLRDIRDVAVGTLSTRVTNQLQSLQGLHFRLRDIQIYLQKVLDGELPVNHTILGNLQDIFNLLPNLSTPKSGGKADSDLQHAMSIKTNDQLMAIYLSSLIRAITAFHDLIENKNQNRQQAEEKEAAKKEEAANGKDGEKKEGGPAANGDAREGDKEKEGKEKKK
- a CDS encoding hypothetical protein (MEROPS:MER0018320; EggNog:ENOG503P75F) — its product is MRVFSFLIAALTFFSGVIAVDIQKSVLISYPPETPDSVVDNAKKAIKDAGGVITHEYTLIKGFAAKVGEKVLETVTAWGEEYKVSVEEDEEVHTMGGSHIGI